In Pseudothermotoga hypogea DSM 11164 = NBRC 106472, the following are encoded in one genomic region:
- a CDS encoding ABC transporter substrate-binding protein, translated as MRRFLFLALVVLISAFVFSSQLNVAVLGEVRSLNPFLVKSAAERIVVGYLYETLLTQRSGQVVGALAEDFQVDFSDNSLILKLRDRKFHDGSPVSADDVVFSFNYILQKRLPLGPILAYFTGAEKIDEKTVKLKFRTMNVSMLSFAPMAIPIIPKSVWEKIEKPLEFPNIERPIGSGVLMFEKLTPQSVVMKFFKDHPDAPKQLDGMVFHIVQDETMGFLGLVKGDYDYLFWNLDPELAKQIMENPNKYPNVKVALIEGGVVNVILFNHRKLPMDDVNFRKAVLHALNYRELVEKVYSGLADVASLGLIPKRAKAVYDESVGPVQQNVSMAKELLKKSNYDGKKLTLLVSSDRKAMDMAEYIKLYLKNVGIQVELDVQGPEGLTTKLKKADFDLALYSYSLGSHPEMVFYHLHSSRGEMKNGQVVGFNYGGVNIPELDSALQAIWMAFSEKDRVEAFSRLQKLLAEVVPVVPLLVPVDIEAYSVKNFTGWVVSPTEGVMNVETLKSLKPAR; from the coding sequence GTGAGGAGATTTCTCTTTCTCGCTCTGGTGGTTTTGATTTCTGCGTTTGTTTTTTCTTCGCAACTGAACGTCGCTGTCCTTGGAGAAGTGAGATCTCTGAATCCTTTCTTGGTGAAATCCGCCGCCGAACGTATCGTCGTGGGTTACCTCTACGAAACGTTGCTCACCCAGCGATCAGGGCAAGTCGTCGGTGCGCTCGCGGAAGACTTTCAGGTTGACTTTTCGGACAACAGCCTGATCCTCAAGCTGAGGGATCGAAAGTTTCACGATGGTTCACCCGTGAGCGCCGACGATGTGGTGTTCTCGTTCAACTACATCCTTCAGAAGAGGTTGCCGTTGGGACCCATCTTGGCCTATTTCACGGGTGCTGAGAAGATCGATGAGAAGACCGTCAAGCTCAAGTTCAGAACGATGAACGTGTCGATGCTCTCCTTCGCACCCATGGCGATACCCATAATTCCAAAGTCAGTGTGGGAGAAGATCGAAAAACCGCTCGAATTTCCGAACATCGAAAGACCTATCGGTAGCGGTGTGCTCATGTTCGAAAAACTCACACCGCAGAGTGTGGTCATGAAATTCTTCAAGGATCATCCCGACGCCCCGAAACAGTTGGACGGCATGGTGTTTCACATCGTTCAGGACGAGACGATGGGATTTCTCGGCCTTGTGAAGGGTGATTACGACTATCTCTTCTGGAACCTCGATCCCGAGCTCGCAAAGCAGATCATGGAGAATCCGAACAAGTACCCGAACGTCAAGGTGGCACTCATCGAGGGTGGAGTCGTAAATGTGATTCTGTTCAACCACAGAAAGTTGCCCATGGACGATGTGAATTTCAGAAAGGCCGTGCTACACGCGTTGAACTACCGAGAACTGGTTGAAAAGGTCTACAGTGGGCTCGCAGACGTTGCATCGCTCGGTTTGATCCCAAAGAGGGCCAAAGCGGTCTACGATGAGAGCGTTGGACCTGTTCAGCAGAACGTTTCCATGGCGAAGGAACTTTTGAAAAAGAGCAATTACGATGGCAAAAAGCTGACGCTCTTGGTGTCTTCGGATAGGAAAGCCATGGACATGGCAGAGTACATAAAACTCTATCTGAAAAACGTGGGGATTCAAGTTGAACTCGACGTGCAAGGTCCAGAAGGTCTCACCACCAAGCTGAAGAAGGCGGATTTCGATCTCGCCCTGTACTCTTACAGTCTGGGAAGCCATCCGGAGATGGTGTTCTACCATCTGCACTCTTCCAGAGGTGAGATGAAGAATGGTCAAGTGGTTGGATTCAACTACGGTGGGGTGAACATTCCAGAGCTGGACAGCGCCTTACAAGCGATATGGATGGCGTTTTCCGAGAAGGACCGAGTCGAAGCTTTCTCAAGGTTGCAAAAGTTGCTCGCCGAAGTTGTCCCCGTCGTGCCACTGCTCGTACCGGTGGACATCGAAGCTTACAGTGTGAAGAACTTCACCGGTTGGGTCGTTTCTCCGACTGAGGGTGTGATGAACGTCGAGACGCTGAAATCGTTGAAGCCTGCAAGGTGA
- a CDS encoding ABC transporter permease: MKLASFIIKRLFLMLLVLFGVSVLVFVISKVIPADPVGAILGGNAPVELVEDLRRRLGLDKPLINQFYDYMSGLLRGDLGTSLKTNRPVVKDIAEFFPATLELAISATLLSIVLGILLGILSAVYRNKFIDHFSRVFSILGVSMPVFWTGLLLLLLFYFRLGWLPGGGRLSLFVTPPTKYTGLLVLDSLLSGNMEAFKDALAHLVLPTIVLGYSATASIARITRASMLDVLRQDFIRTAKAKGIGKRLVIYRHALRNALIPVVTIVGLTFGGLLEGAVLTETIFSWPGLGRYIVNALLVLDYPAIMGGTLFVAIIYSLVNLVVDIVYAVLDPRMRI, from the coding sequence ATGAAGCTTGCGTCTTTCATAATTAAAAGGCTTTTTCTGATGTTGCTCGTCCTTTTCGGAGTTTCCGTCTTAGTGTTCGTGATTTCCAAAGTCATTCCTGCAGATCCGGTTGGAGCGATTCTTGGGGGAAACGCACCTGTTGAATTAGTAGAAGACTTGAGAAGACGACTCGGCCTTGATAAACCATTGATCAATCAGTTCTACGATTACATGTCTGGCTTGTTGAGGGGCGATCTTGGCACATCGTTGAAAACCAACAGACCCGTGGTCAAAGACATCGCAGAGTTTTTCCCAGCCACTCTTGAACTTGCAATATCGGCGACGCTGCTCTCGATCGTTCTGGGTATCCTGCTGGGTATATTGTCGGCTGTCTATCGGAACAAATTCATAGATCATTTCTCCCGTGTTTTCTCGATACTCGGTGTGTCCATGCCAGTGTTCTGGACGGGTCTTTTGCTACTGCTTCTGTTCTATTTCCGCCTCGGTTGGTTACCCGGAGGAGGAAGACTCAGTCTGTTCGTAACACCCCCAACGAAATATACAGGTTTGTTGGTGCTCGATTCGCTTCTTTCGGGTAACATGGAGGCTTTCAAGGATGCCCTGGCTCACCTCGTCTTGCCCACGATCGTTTTGGGATACTCGGCAACTGCATCGATTGCCAGGATAACGAGAGCCAGCATGCTCGACGTTCTCCGGCAGGACTTCATCAGGACCGCTAAAGCGAAAGGTATAGGCAAACGCCTTGTTATATACAGACATGCTCTGAGGAACGCTCTCATACCTGTTGTAACGATCGTGGGTCTCACGTTTGGAGGCTTGCTCGAGGGTGCTGTACTGACAGAAACGATCTTCAGCTGGCCCGGTCTGGGCAGGTACATTGTGAACGCACTCCTTGTGCTCGACTACCCTGCGATAATGGGTGGCACGTTGTTCGTTGCGATCATATATTCACTCGTGAATCTCGTGGTGGACATCGTGTATGCAGTGCTCGATCCGAGAATGAGGATTTGA
- a CDS encoding macro domain-containing protein: MLLKSFTFQGTVIEIVQDDITKQDTEAIVNAANSYLKHGGGVAAAIVRAGGEEIQRESDEYVKTHGPVPVSQVAVTKAGRLKAKYVLHVVGPRWGEGNEHEKLYMAVQNVLKKAEELSLSSISIPAISSGIFGFPKDQCAEVFCRAIRDFLEEHQNTSLKLVRLCNIDEETSKIFLSVFEKYWR; encoded by the coding sequence ATGCTCCTGAAGAGTTTCACCTTTCAGGGCACTGTCATCGAAATCGTTCAGGACGACATAACCAAACAGGACACCGAGGCGATCGTAAACGCCGCCAATTCCTATCTGAAACACGGCGGAGGTGTCGCGGCAGCAATCGTGCGCGCGGGAGGGGAAGAGATCCAAAGAGAAAGCGATGAATACGTGAAGACGCACGGGCCGGTTCCCGTCTCGCAAGTCGCCGTGACGAAGGCTGGAAGACTGAAGGCAAAGTACGTGTTGCACGTCGTCGGACCACGCTGGGGCGAAGGGAACGAGCACGAAAAGCTTTACATGGCGGTGCAAAACGTTCTCAAAAAAGCCGAAGAGCTATCGCTCAGCTCGATCAGCATTCCAGCCATAAGCAGTGGTATTTTCGGTTTTCCGAAGGATCAGTGCGCGGAGGTTTTCTGCAGAGCCATCAGAGATTTTCTCGAAGAGCATCAAAACACGTCTTTGAAGCTCGTAAGACTCTGCAACATAGACGAAGAAACAAGTAAGATTTTCCTGTCGGTCTTTGAGAAGTACTGGAGGTGA
- a CDS encoding OsmC family protein — protein sequence MQTEWLGKMTFLAHTDSGRQVLMDAKKESGGLSAGPSPMELVLVALTGCTGMDVVSILSKMKVLDEVESFRMEVSSERAQDHPKVYTKIHLKYIFKFKNQPFKEQVEKAVQLSQEKYCSVAGMLKKAAELTYEIVYE from the coding sequence TTGCAAACCGAATGGCTCGGCAAAATGACTTTTCTGGCACACACCGATTCTGGAAGGCAAGTCTTGATGGACGCGAAAAAGGAAAGCGGAGGACTTTCAGCCGGTCCCAGCCCGATGGAATTGGTTCTCGTCGCACTCACAGGTTGCACTGGAATGGATGTCGTCTCGATCCTCTCGAAGATGAAAGTGCTCGATGAGGTCGAAAGCTTCAGGATGGAAGTTTCTTCCGAACGCGCTCAGGATCATCCGAAGGTGTACACCAAGATCCACCTCAAGTACATCTTCAAGTTCAAGAACCAGCCTTTCAAGGAGCAGGTCGAAAAGGCCGTTCAACTGTCACAGGAAAAGTACTGCAGCGTCGCTGGAATGTTGAAGAAAGCTGCTGAGCTGACCTACGAGATCGTCTACGAGTAG
- a CDS encoding ABC transporter substrate-binding protein — MKRFLVLALVALTLFVAYAKTPKDTLVIAANTEIFITLDPAVCYETFAAAVVTAAYSGLTKIEPVNGVLTPVPELAERWEVSPDGTVWKFYLRKGLKFSNGDPLTAEDVVFSFRRVLKIRKSPAWLFEELGLTAENMEETIYAEDDHTVVLKTKPLAANIVLSIIAPPWGGIVNKKLVLANEVNGDLGEAYLTDKSIGAGAGPYVVTEWKRREMITMEANPNYWRGQPPLKKIIIRDVPEETTQFLLVQRGDVDVAWNITTEQAAQLRDSKPSNIRLVTTPEQSNEYIAMNVGWGPFKDERVRLAIKYAIDYDAIINSVMRGFAVLNQNFMPIGYFGYIELNPFKRDVEKAKQLLAEAGYPNGFEVELITSTTEIRRNEAVIVQANLAEIGIKANISLMPSGEMYKKYRQQGHQMIIAGWGIDYPDPDALAKPFANYRVKQLAWRNMWYDDYAADLAEKAGIEQDPEKRAQLYKELQEYWIYKSPFVMLYQPVGFWAVSNDVVGFEEACEGYTLVFDFTKIRKK; from the coding sequence GTGAAGAGGTTTTTAGTGCTGGCACTCGTAGCTCTCACACTCTTTGTGGCATATGCGAAGACGCCCAAGGACACGCTCGTGATCGCTGCCAACACGGAGATCTTCATCACGCTCGATCCGGCTGTGTGTTATGAGACCTTTGCCGCCGCAGTGGTCACCGCTGCTTATTCTGGTTTAACCAAGATCGAGCCAGTCAACGGTGTTCTGACTCCTGTTCCGGAGCTCGCAGAACGCTGGGAGGTTTCTCCAGACGGTACCGTGTGGAAGTTCTACCTGAGAAAAGGGCTCAAGTTCTCGAATGGAGATCCTCTCACGGCAGAAGACGTTGTGTTTTCGTTCAGAAGGGTACTGAAGATAAGGAAATCTCCAGCATGGTTGTTCGAAGAGCTCGGTTTGACCGCTGAGAACATGGAAGAAACGATCTACGCAGAGGATGACCATACAGTTGTTCTCAAGACCAAGCCTCTCGCAGCGAACATCGTTTTGTCTATCATTGCACCGCCATGGGGAGGAATCGTGAACAAGAAACTCGTGCTTGCGAACGAAGTGAATGGAGATCTTGGCGAAGCGTACCTGACAGACAAATCCATCGGAGCAGGAGCAGGTCCCTATGTGGTGACCGAGTGGAAGCGTAGAGAAATGATCACGATGGAAGCGAACCCGAACTACTGGCGTGGTCAACCACCGCTCAAGAAGATCATCATACGCGATGTCCCCGAGGAAACGACACAGTTCCTGCTGGTTCAAAGGGGTGACGTGGACGTAGCATGGAACATCACGACGGAACAGGCAGCACAGCTCAGAGACTCGAAGCCATCCAACATCAGACTGGTCACGACACCTGAGCAGTCCAACGAGTACATCGCAATGAACGTCGGTTGGGGTCCATTCAAGGATGAGAGAGTGCGCTTGGCGATCAAATACGCGATCGATTATGATGCGATAATCAACTCTGTCATGAGAGGTTTTGCTGTTTTGAACCAGAACTTCATGCCAATAGGTTACTTCGGTTACATCGAGTTGAACCCGTTCAAGAGGGATGTAGAGAAAGCGAAGCAACTTCTTGCTGAGGCAGGTTATCCAAACGGTTTTGAAGTTGAATTGATAACGAGCACCACAGAGATCAGAAGGAACGAAGCTGTGATCGTGCAAGCCAACCTGGCAGAGATAGGTATAAAAGCGAACATATCCTTGATGCCATCGGGAGAGATGTACAAGAAATATCGTCAGCAAGGTCATCAGATGATCATAGCGGGTTGGGGTATAGACTATCCAGATCCAGATGCGCTGGCGAAACCTTTTGCGAACTACAGAGTCAAGCAACTCGCATGGCGAAACATGTGGTACGACGATTATGCGGCAGACCTTGCGGAGAAAGCAGGAATTGAACAAGATCCTGAAAAACGTGCGCAGTTGTACAAGGAATTGCAAGAGTACTGGATCTACAAAAGCCCGTTCGTCATGCTGTACCAGCCCGTGGGATTCTGGGCGGTGAGCAACGACGTTGTGGGGTTTGAGGAAGCGTGTGAAGGTTACACACTCGTGTTTGACTTCACGAAAATAAGGAAGAAGTGA
- a CDS encoding histidine phosphatase family protein, giving the protein MDIMDRDQRHRTVVDLKIFLVRHARTDWNDLGLWQGNCDVPLNRAGFEEARKIAERFSKQNVQIVYSSPLSRAHQTAKVISEMLKVPVVLDERLKECEISLWNGLTMQETLQRFEREYLIWSTDPAAQIDGVESLQNVQNRIVQFFNELLQKSFESVVVVSHALSLRTLICWVLRLSLTEHRNFKLDNGSVSLIEFQDRIRLVYLNDTCHLDQNNL; this is encoded by the coding sequence ATGGATATAATGGATCGTGATCAGCGACACAGGACGGTGGTAGACTTGAAAATCTTTCTCGTTCGCCATGCCAGAACGGATTGGAACGATCTGGGTTTATGGCAGGGTAACTGCGATGTTCCGCTCAACCGGGCAGGTTTCGAAGAGGCTCGAAAGATCGCTGAAAGATTTTCGAAACAGAACGTGCAGATCGTTTATTCGAGCCCGCTGTCAAGGGCCCACCAGACCGCGAAGGTCATCAGTGAGATGCTTAAAGTTCCTGTCGTGCTGGACGAAAGATTGAAAGAGTGCGAAATATCCCTATGGAACGGCTTGACGATGCAAGAAACGCTGCAGAGATTCGAAAGAGAGTATCTAATCTGGTCTACCGATCCTGCCGCTCAGATAGACGGAGTCGAATCTCTGCAGAACGTTCAAAACCGCATCGTTCAGTTCTTCAATGAATTACTTCAAAAGTCCTTCGAGTCGGTCGTTGTGGTGTCGCATGCCCTATCACTGCGCACACTGATCTGCTGGGTTCTGAGGCTATCCTTGACCGAGCACAGGAACTTCAAGCTCGACAACGGCTCTGTAAGTTTGATCGAGTTCCAGGACAGAATAAGGTTGGTTTATTTGAACGATACTTGCCACTTGGATCAGAACAATCTCTGA
- a CDS encoding DUF1844 domain-containing protein: MQEEEKETVKLSMEQLIILFFNTIAARCWARLGLTRDEYGELRQDLKEARLGIDVLDAVLRVIEDELDDEIKRELEGVVANLKLNYVNQYSKSKEAKS, from the coding sequence GTGCAGGAGGAAGAAAAGGAAACAGTGAAACTCTCGATGGAACAGCTCATAATCCTTTTCTTCAACACGATCGCGGCGCGTTGCTGGGCGAGGCTCGGTCTCACGAGGGACGAGTATGGAGAGTTGAGACAGGACTTGAAGGAAGCGCGTCTGGGAATCGACGTGCTGGACGCCGTGCTCAGGGTAATCGAGGACGAATTGGACGATGAAATCAAGAGAGAGCTCGAAGGAGTTGTCGCAAACTTGAAACTGAACTACGTCAATCAATACAGCAAATCGAAAGAGGCGAAATCATGA
- the nikC gene encoding nickel transporter permease: MQVEKTEISRWKPIIEDWKHSLYLWRRTKLAMVGTFIVIGFLIMALLAPVLAPYDPVKVDLVNRLKPPSRQFLFGTDQFGRDILSRVLYGARIEVWIILLVTVISGTIGTAIGIVAGYFGGWIDEVLMRITDIFLAFPRLILAMALSAVLGRGLTNAIIAISLVEWTVIARLARAEAMRVKSQPFVEAAKAVGASDLRILLFHVLPMCVSPILVQLTMRMGTIILTAAGLGFLGLGAQPPTPEWGAIVSDGRSYLINHWWIATFPGLFIALVVLGFNLLGDGIRDILDPRLRR, translated from the coding sequence ATGCAGGTTGAGAAGACGGAGATTTCGCGATGGAAACCGATAATTGAAGATTGGAAACACAGCCTTTATCTGTGGAGAAGAACCAAGCTTGCGATGGTTGGAACGTTCATCGTCATCGGTTTTCTCATCATGGCCCTTTTGGCACCGGTGCTTGCACCTTATGATCCTGTGAAAGTGGATCTGGTTAACAGGTTGAAACCACCGAGCCGACAGTTTCTTTTTGGAACGGACCAGTTCGGCAGAGACATACTGAGCAGAGTGCTGTACGGTGCAAGGATCGAGGTCTGGATCATATTGCTTGTGACGGTGATCAGCGGAACAATAGGCACAGCGATCGGTATCGTCGCGGGATACTTCGGTGGCTGGATCGATGAAGTCCTCATGCGAATCACTGATATCTTTCTGGCTTTTCCAAGGCTGATACTCGCAATGGCGCTGTCTGCTGTCCTTGGCCGTGGTTTGACCAACGCCATCATCGCGATCTCGCTCGTAGAATGGACGGTCATAGCGAGGCTGGCAAGGGCAGAAGCGATGCGCGTGAAGTCCCAACCATTCGTGGAGGCAGCGAAAGCTGTTGGTGCGAGCGATTTGAGAATTCTGCTCTTTCACGTTCTACCCATGTGCGTCTCACCGATTCTTGTGCAACTAACGATGAGAATGGGAACGATCATCCTCACTGCGGCAGGCCTTGGATTCCTTGGTCTTGGCGCCCAACCACCAACACCCGAATGGGGTGCTATCGTCAGCGATGGAAGAAGCTATCTGATAAACCATTGGTGGATTGCCACCTTTCCTGGGCTCTTCATAGCTTTAGTGGTTTTGGGATTCAATCTTTTGGGTGATGGCATCAGGGACATTCTCGATCCGAGACTGCGAAGGTGA
- a CDS encoding ABC transporter permease: MSFSYLVKRIIQMLLTILVAVTVSFILIRALPGDPAERFYGDPRIPEEVKQEIKAAFGLDKPVLIQYLSFLKQFLKGDLGVSYTYNRRVVGVVLERLPWTLLLTAVPTILGMITSLSLGVYIGCKRNSFVDKLVRYVAFALHSVPTFWFALLLVLLFSFKLGWFPLQGMIDPSAKGFSSFVSLLRHAFLPWLVIFVVNVPGFAVYVRNMVISILNEEFILTAKAKGLTERQIRKRHILRNALGPLFSMLTLRIAGMLGGAVLIETIFSWKGMGLLVLEASRNSDYPLLQATIIITIVSIIVANFLADVLQAAFDPRVRFE, from the coding sequence ATGAGCTTTTCGTACCTCGTCAAGAGAATAATTCAAATGCTCTTGACCATTTTGGTAGCGGTCACCGTCAGTTTCATACTCATAAGGGCTCTGCCGGGAGATCCGGCAGAGCGTTTCTATGGTGATCCCAGGATCCCGGAAGAAGTCAAACAGGAGATAAAGGCCGCTTTTGGTTTGGACAAACCAGTCTTGATACAGTATCTGAGCTTTTTGAAGCAGTTTTTGAAAGGTGATCTTGGGGTCTCTTACACTTACAACAGACGTGTCGTGGGTGTGGTTTTGGAAAGACTTCCATGGACCCTTCTTCTCACGGCGGTGCCTACGATTCTGGGAATGATCACATCGCTGAGTTTGGGCGTGTACATCGGTTGCAAGAGGAATTCTTTCGTCGACAAGTTGGTCCGTTACGTGGCGTTCGCACTCCATTCGGTTCCAACCTTCTGGTTTGCGCTCTTGCTCGTTTTGCTTTTCTCTTTCAAACTCGGCTGGTTCCCACTTCAGGGTATGATCGATCCTTCTGCGAAGGGTTTTTCAAGTTTCGTCAGCCTGTTGAGACACGCCTTCTTGCCTTGGCTGGTCATTTTCGTCGTCAATGTGCCTGGCTTTGCGGTGTACGTGCGAAACATGGTGATATCAATTTTGAACGAGGAATTCATTTTGACGGCGAAGGCGAAGGGGTTGACTGAAAGGCAGATAAGAAAGAGGCACATACTGAGGAATGCGCTTGGACCCCTCTTCTCGATGCTCACGTTGCGCATTGCAGGGATGCTCGGTGGAGCTGTGCTCATCGAAACTATCTTCTCTTGGAAAGGTATGGGCCTTCTCGTGTTGGAAGCATCGAGGAACTCGGATTATCCACTCTTGCAGGCAACGATCATAATAACGATCGTTTCGATCATAGTTGCGAATTTTCTTGCCGATGTGCTTCAGGCGGCTTTCGATCCGAGGGTGAGGTTCGAATGA
- a CDS encoding ABC transporter permease codes for MKRRKPNFFRELFKSFEGTVGFAILCVMVFFAIFAPMIAPYDPYDITQRSRRLQPPSRQHIMGTDWYGVDIFSQIVYGARTSLTVGALTAVGVTVIGGFLGVTAATFGRGVDVLIMRIVDFVMVLPGLPIMIMIMTYLGSSFWTLVFVLVVFGWAGISRVVRAIVLSEKRRGYVEAAICAGASKWYILKKHLLPASYSVLVVNAAFSAAGAMLAEAGLSFLGFSDPRVVSWGKMLSLARTCNALVLGAWWWILFPGLAIFLASFSIMSLGVASERILNPKISNRRE; via the coding sequence ATGAAGAGACGAAAACCGAACTTTTTCCGCGAACTGTTCAAATCCTTTGAAGGCACGGTTGGTTTCGCGATTCTCTGTGTGATGGTTTTCTTTGCGATCTTTGCACCCATGATAGCTCCCTACGATCCTTACGACATCACACAGAGGAGCCGAAGGTTGCAACCACCTTCGCGGCAGCATATCATGGGCACGGACTGGTACGGTGTGGACATATTCAGCCAGATCGTCTACGGTGCCAGAACGTCCCTCACCGTCGGTGCGCTCACAGCAGTTGGAGTTACTGTCATAGGAGGTTTTCTCGGTGTTACTGCTGCGACCTTCGGTAGAGGGGTCGACGTCTTGATCATGAGAATCGTCGACTTCGTGATGGTGCTTCCGGGTTTACCCATAATGATAATGATCATGACCTATCTTGGGAGCAGCTTTTGGACGCTCGTGTTTGTGCTCGTCGTTTTTGGTTGGGCGGGCATCTCCAGGGTCGTGCGTGCGATCGTGCTCTCCGAGAAGAGAAGAGGCTACGTTGAGGCTGCCATCTGTGCCGGAGCGAGTAAGTGGTACATCTTGAAAAAGCACCTCTTACCGGCGTCTTATTCGGTGCTGGTCGTGAACGCCGCCTTCTCAGCGGCGGGCGCAATGCTCGCAGAGGCGGGGCTTTCCTTCTTGGGTTTTTCCGATCCACGCGTCGTGTCCTGGGGAAAGATGCTCAGCCTGGCGAGGACTTGCAACGCGCTCGTTCTCGGCGCTTGGTGGTGGATACTCTTCCCAGGATTGGCCATATTCTTGGCTTCTTTTTCCATCATGTCTCTGGGTGTGGCGAGCGAGAGGATACTCAATCCGAAGATCTCTAACAGGAGGGAGTAG
- a CDS encoding ABC transporter substrate-binding protein, translating into MKKYLLLTLVLFVLVVGYAKTPKDTLVIAGNTGIFTTLDPAACYEGFAIQIVRAAYAGLTKLQVVDGVITPVPDLAERWEVSPDGTIWTFYLRDGLMFSNGDPLTAEDVVFSFKRVLTIRKSPAWLFEMLGLTAENMNETIVAVDGRTVVLKTKPMAPNILLSVIAPPWGGIVNKKVVLANEIDGDLGESYLQDKSVDAGAGPYVILGWKRNEVVTMTANPRYWAGSVRIKNIVIRDVPEESTQFLLVQKGDVDVAWNITTEQAAQLRDNPLPNVRLVTTLSQTSEYLGMNAGWGPLADERVRLAIKYAIDYDAIINNVMRGFAVLNQNFVPIGYFGYVEMNPYKRDLEKAKQLLAEAGYLDGFEVELLIAPYDFRKNEAVVIQSNLADINIKVNITIMPASEMYAKYRRQGHQLVLAGWPPDYPDVDNLAKAFANYRVKQLAWRNMWYDDYAADLAEKAGIEQDPEKRAQLYKELQEYWIYKSPFVMLYQTINFWAVSKDVLHFEEACQGYPMIFDFIKIEKQ; encoded by the coding sequence GTGAAGAAGTATTTGTTACTTACACTCGTACTTTTCGTGCTCGTTGTGGGCTATGCGAAGACACCCAAAGACACGCTTGTTATCGCAGGTAACACTGGTATCTTCACCACATTGGATCCAGCCGCGTGTTACGAAGGCTTTGCTATACAGATTGTGAGGGCTGCGTATGCCGGTCTAACGAAATTGCAAGTTGTTGACGGTGTAATAACACCCGTACCAGATCTTGCCGAAAGATGGGAGGTTTCACCAGACGGTACAATCTGGACTTTCTATTTGAGAGACGGCTTGATGTTTTCCAACGGAGATCCTCTTACGGCAGAAGATGTGGTTTTCTCCTTCAAACGAGTTTTAACGATCAGAAAATCTCCTGCATGGCTTTTTGAGATGCTTGGGTTGACGGCAGAGAACATGAACGAAACCATTGTTGCCGTTGATGGACGCACGGTCGTTTTGAAAACCAAACCAATGGCTCCAAACATACTTCTCTCGGTCATCGCTCCTCCCTGGGGTGGAATCGTTAATAAGAAGGTTGTGCTTGCGAATGAAATCGATGGTGATCTTGGAGAATCTTATTTACAGGACAAATCTGTCGATGCTGGTGCCGGCCCGTACGTCATTTTGGGATGGAAAAGGAATGAGGTCGTGACGATGACGGCCAATCCGAGGTACTGGGCTGGTTCAGTGCGCATCAAGAACATCGTAATTCGAGACGTTCCTGAAGAATCAACTCAGTTCTTACTTGTTCAAAAAGGAGACGTTGATGTTGCTTGGAACATAACGACAGAACAAGCGGCTCAGCTTCGAGACAACCCACTGCCGAATGTGAGACTGGTGACCACTTTATCACAGACGAGCGAATATCTTGGTATGAATGCTGGTTGGGGCCCGTTGGCTGATGAGAGAGTCAGGCTGGCCATCAAGTACGCCATAGATTACGATGCGATAATAAACAACGTAATGAGAGGTTTTGCGGTGCTCAACCAGAATTTCGTACCGATTGGATACTTTGGTTATGTCGAGATGAACCCGTACAAGAGGGATTTAGAGAAAGCAAAACAACTGCTGGCTGAGGCAGGTTATCTCGATGGCTTTGAAGTCGAACTTTTAATAGCGCCATACGATTTCAGAAAGAACGAAGCTGTTGTCATTCAATCCAACCTTGCGGATATAAACATAAAGGTTAACATAACGATCATGCCAGCGAGTGAAATGTACGCCAAATATCGTCGGCAAGGACACCAGTTGGTCCTCGCGGGTTGGCCTCCAGATTATCCAGACGTTGACAATCTCGCGAAAGCGTTCGCGAACTACAGAGTCAAGCAGCTCGCATGGCGAAACATGTGGTACGACGATTATGCGGCAGACCTTGCGGAGAAAGCAGGAATTGAACAAGATCCTGAAAAACGTGCGCAGTTGTACAAGGAATTGCAAGAGTACTGGATCTACAAAAGCCCGTTCGTCATGCTGTACCAAACCATTAATTTTTGGGCTGTCAGCAAGGATGTTCTGCATTTTGAAGAGGCCTGTCAGGGTTATCCTATGATCTTCGATTTCATCAAGATCGAGAAGCAGTAA